The Nitrospiria bacterium genome includes a window with the following:
- a CDS encoding lipoprotein-releasing ABC transporter permease subunit translates to MNAPYEFFIGLRYLKGKRRNRSISLNTFISIGGVTLGVAALIATLAVMTGFKEDLRDKILGTNSHIVISDRTRETMTDYRAVLERVKQIPHVVAATPFIYNQVLLTAGGSVSGVVLRGIDPALEPTVTDIRKNMVQGSLSDIAKPAGKTPDGRPVPPGIIIGKELAARLGTFLGDSINVVSPTGTPGPLGIIPKIRKFEVVGIFDSGMYEYDSSLAYIAIGTAQDFFNLGDAVTGVEVKVDDIFRADRIARSIEDALGFPYWARDWMQLNRNLFSALQLEKMMMFVILILIILVASFNIVGTLTMIVVEKSREIAILKAMGATRREVMRIFMVDGLVIGGVGTAIGIPLGYFVCYLLHAFYTLPSDIYYISRLPVTIRALDVTLVSLSAVTISFVATLYPSWQAARLNPSEALRYE, encoded by the coding sequence GTGAACGCCCCCTACGAATTTTTCATCGGCCTGCGCTACCTCAAGGGCAAGCGGCGGAACCGGTCGATCTCGCTCAACACCTTCATCTCGATCGGCGGGGTGACGCTGGGCGTGGCCGCGCTGATCGCGACGCTGGCCGTCATGACCGGCTTCAAGGAGGACCTCCGGGACAAGATCCTCGGGACGAATTCGCACATCGTGATCTCCGACCGCACGCGCGAAACAATGACGGACTACCGCGCCGTGCTGGAGCGGGTCAAACAGATCCCGCACGTCGTCGCGGCCACGCCCTTTATCTACAACCAGGTCCTGCTGACCGCCGGCGGCAGCGTCTCCGGCGTCGTCCTGCGCGGGATCGATCCTGCGCTGGAGCCGACCGTCACCGACATCCGGAAGAACATGGTCCAGGGCTCGCTGTCGGACATCGCCAAGCCCGCGGGGAAGACCCCCGACGGCCGGCCGGTCCCGCCCGGGATCATCATCGGCAAGGAGCTGGCCGCGCGCCTCGGGACCTTCCTGGGCGACTCGATCAACGTCGTCTCGCCCACCGGGACGCCGGGGCCGCTCGGCATCATCCCGAAGATCCGGAAGTTCGAGGTGGTCGGGATCTTCGACTCGGGCATGTACGAATACGACTCGTCGCTGGCCTACATCGCGATCGGGACGGCCCAGGACTTTTTCAACCTGGGCGACGCGGTGACGGGCGTCGAGGTCAAGGTGGACGACATCTTCCGGGCCGACCGGATCGCGCGGAGCATCGAGGACGCGCTGGGCTTCCCCTACTGGGCCCGCGACTGGATGCAGCTGAACCGGAACCTCTTCTCGGCCCTCCAGCTCGAAAAGATGATGATGTTCGTCATCCTGATCCTGATCATCCTCGTCGCCTCGTTCAACATCGTCGGCACGCTCACGATGATCGTGGTCGAGAAGAGCCGCGAGATCGCGATCCTCAAGGCCATGGGCGCGACGCGGCGGGAGGTGATGCGGATCTTCATGGTGGACGGGCTCGTGATCGGCGGGGTCGGGACGGCGATCGGGATCCCGCTGGGCTATTTCGTCTGCTACCTCCTGCACGCCTTCTACACGCTGCCGAGCGACATCTACTACATCAGCCGCCTTCCGGTCACGATCCGCGCCCTCGACGTGACGCTCGTCTCGCTCTCGGCCGTGACGATCAGCTTCGTCGCGACGCTCTACCCGTCCTGGCAGGCCGCGCGGCTGAACCCGTCGGAGGCGCTGAGGTATGAGTAG